The genomic segment cctgaaaaaaataattgGGAATCTCCATGATCAAAGCTACCCTGAAACCTGTCTCGTTAGTGAATGTTTTAAATGTTTACTTAATACTATACCTTTCCCAAACTCTTTTACATGTGAATCACTATTTGCTTAGTGCCTTTTGCATTGCATTTGTATACTTGTGTCAATATTGTTTTAGAAATTTAACAGAAAGTAACTCATGAGCTACAGAAGGACAAAAGGCTATCTGAGTATACAGGATCATCTTGAATGCCTCTTAAATTTTACAGTTATATTTCATTATTACATAAAATTAGCCGTTTTCCTTATTGTGTTTCCAAGATTTTATAAAATGGGCACAAGGCCCTGAGCTgtataaaataaactaaaaacccTTACTCCTCTTTTTTAAATATCCCTTTGGTCTGTATCTCCCCTTCTCTGGTTCCCGCTGGGCCTGTGGCAATCACAAGGCGCTCATCATCCACGTGAGGACTCTTTGTAAGGAGAGGTCATCTCTGTAaattcctggaaaacctctttaatttcAGACCATCTTGTCGTGTTATAGTAGACATGTCTGTTCAGAACTGTATGAAATAAAACAAATCCCTTCCTGTTATCTTTCCCTCCAGACATCAGCCATTCAGAACAACCATCCTGAGCAGATCTTACGGAATGACTATGAAaaaatggggacactttttggtgaaattaacaaaattCTACTGGACACTGGCTTCTCCCGGATGTACTTTGGTGAAAGGACTGTGGAACCCGTGCTCCTGTTGTTTTTCGGGGTCATGCTTTGGTTCCTTGGCTTACAAGCTCTAGGACTGGTGTCTATACTCTGCCTTGTTATTATTCATATACAGTCATGATGACCTGTGGCACTGCAATGTTTTATGTAAGAGTAATATATTCAAAAAGACCTTAATcttaaagaacatggcacaatatTTTTAATTCAGAGAGTCCTCTGTTAACCTATTCTTTATGTATATGTTTTGCATTGCATTGAACAATTAAAACCGGTTTCCTAAAAACTTTTCGACTGTCATTGATGAAAGGTTAGGCTGTCTATACACATTAGTAAGCTGTCGccactgaccatggcatctgcacAGGGTGTTTGgccgagtgtgtgtgcatgtgttctgaatgCAGAAAGTGGAGTGCGCCATGgtcagacacctctggtggtagTTTATCGTCCCTGCGAACAAAAGGAATGAGGATGTTAAAATCCAACAGCCGAGTACTTTTTTCTCTCTCCTGGCTTCTGTTAGGACCcccctcatacacattagatgcccAGGCAGTCCCACTGAAATGAGTGACCCACTGCAGTGATAACATGCCCCTATGTCAACATATATTCTCAGGACCAGGACGTGGAGAGCAGCAGGGGATCAGGCAGCAACCAAGAACAGCTGCATTGATGGGGTCTTCTGACATTTTTAAAACCTTGGCACGGAGCAGAAATAACCTAGTGGCGTAAGTAGAACGGACTGGACCCCACAGCAAATCTTTGAATGCGCCCCACAGGCAACCGCCTACATCTGTGCAACCCTCACTCCTGTGGCTAATCAAGACAGCTCTCTCAAACCAGACAGCTGCTCAATCTGTTTTCTACACGTATACATTGTATATCAAGTCACCACTTTATGTAATGTATTCTATAATACTTTTGAGGGGGCCTTAACACAATCTTTCAATCCTCCTCCTGGGTGAGCCAGGTAGCAGCCACTTCCACTATAGCTATGTCCCTGGAATAACCCTTACCTTTTAAATGTCCTGCACTCCAGCACGGCACTCACTTTCCAATCGCACCCtgctggtaccttggaaccgaagccaagttcgggaaatagttttttacagtacaagttattgtgcgaagtctcgcaagacttcacgaagcaataattttggctcatcggagccagtacattccaatactgtacagagctcctgctcggtacagtattagaacgaagttttatgcaaatcgacttcggatgtttcatccgtagtctattcgctcatccctagagaccatagagtggtgaggtggcagcagcatgagaagaccacagagtggcccagtcacaaagtgaccccgtaaatggctgtagtacaatgtaacttcaccactgaatggcaattatTACAgatattttttcctattaatacaccccacccagaaaaaaagttaaacaatataaaatcaacgcagaacggctaataggacatatgtatcttttctattaatacaccctgtaaatggctgtatcacacagaacgtgcaccccaatcacaagcaagatTTGATGGAATTACTGatatatcatatagtgcaaacaacctaaaagtagCAGTAtaactggctgcatgcatggcattgtgggtgatccctcgttcccagattattttgctccatgtcctaacacgtgcagcagccatgttaggaaaaaatttgattcattaccacgaagcatgaggaaattcggcttcggggcaaatataatttttcctgaaattcggatggaattccacttcgccaacttcgattcgctcatctctagtgaacaTACATGGTTAGTTAATGAAGAATACTAGATGTTTTGTTCTTCATACTAAATGGATCTAAATGCATTTATTGTGTGTTGTGGTATATGCATTAGAGAATGCAGACAAAGTGTACTTTCTAAGACATCTGACAAACTAATCCCTGCAGCATCAAGGCTGGAAAGTACCACAGTACACTAGGCTCACTTACTGTTGCCAAGAATAATTATTAGAGAAAGGCTTCATAACCTCAGTCTCTCTTCTctcttaaaaatgaaaaaaaaaaatacataaaatactttCCTGTTTCTCCATTGCCGTTCTCTGCAACCCCAGTCCAGTATCCCTGCCTTTGTCTTTTTACAAACAGCAGCGGTGATGTAACCCATTCTCTGTCCTTAGCTGTTTACAGCTGAGGACAGTCATTGgttgcaactagtgttgagcaaatcgagctatggatcctagatctgaagtcgattcgctccaaacttcgttttaatgctgtgcGGAGATGGGTctgcgtacagcattaaaatgcatgTGCTCCGGCAAGATGAAGTGCGCTATTCCCgatgtctcgcgagactttggcgAATAACTTCGGccaacaatttataaaaaaaattaaaattttaaaccGATTTTAAAACATTCATCCGAAGTCTGCACCGACTGGTACCTCTGTATCAAAGCCGACTTCAGATCCAtgtttttaaaatggttttaaagtttaaGAATCCCGAAGTTCCGCAAGACTTTGAGAAtaacatacatttgaatgctgtatggagacgaaGCGACTTTGTTCAACACTAGCTGCAACGGTCACGTGCTCTGGCCCAGCCTGTGACTCTGCATATCACAATGACGGACGATGCAAAGATCTGTGAAACGTACAGGCAAGCACTGTGACTTAAGGAAGTCGATTTTCACTGCCAACATTATGAAGAATTCCTCGCTTGAGGGTAGTTTGTGGAATTCAGTGCCAGGTATCATGGAGGCACATCGCACCCTCCTCATAAGAACTTACTAACAATAAATAAGACACCACAATCTGGGTTGGATAAACAAtggccgcaatgctttattaTGAGTTACCTTAATTAAATTAACACCAGAATAAATTATCGTAATTATTCTCCAATAGATAATTTATTCAATAACCCATAAGCATAATCAATTAATTAGAACTACATCCACCCAGCTACACTGAGTGATTCTGCCCCAGCAACAAAacctcatatttttatttttatttttttaaagggggggAAGGGCGGGCGATGCTCCTCTTCACTCTTCAGACTGGCCACGAACCACCGGAGCAGCTGCAATGTAAAGGGGATAAGATTCCCGCCGCAATCACCAGAACAAATCAAATCTTCGGAATTCTCCCCCAGCAACCGCTctccaccaatcagcttccaGGATTTTTCAGCCAGCCAACATCCCAGAACAGGAAAAAAACGGTTACCTCAGAACACCTTTACAGGTACCCTAAAACAAAAGAGCGGGAAAAGAGAGagaagggggaagggggagaaggcactatatatatatatatatatatatatatatatatatatatacatatacaaacatACCTATATATACCTAGCCTACATATATAACCGAGGTGCCTGTGccccccaagctaaacgctctgggGGGCTATTCATTAGAGCAACAGATTAATTGGGCAAGAAACATTGAGGTATTCCTTAGAAGAGGCAGCACACATTATAATAGATCAATTGTAATGGAGGCATAGATGGAAGCAAGCTcactttaaggctaggtctacacgacgacatttgtcgcgcgacaataagtcgcaacatttgtcgcaccaatgtcgcgcaacaatttttataatggcagtctatggtgtcgcactgcaacatgcgacatgctgcgactgcgacgcaacagtcgcagaaaaatccatctcgatggattttctgcgactgttgcgtcgcagtcgcagcatgtcgcatgttgcagtgcgacaccatagactgccattataaaaattgttgcgcgacattggtgcgacaaatgttgcgacttattgtcgcgcgacaaatgtcgtcgtgtagacctagccttatgcAACATTCAATAATTATGCAGGGTTAAATTAGCAAGTTCATGACTGTTCTTCATTGCGTTTGCCCTATCAAGTATGTAGCTTTAAATAATTCATGGTAGAACCACGTGTACAACAGTCAGAAGAAGCCTTGAAGTAGAGAGTTGCAGTTCCTCCTACAGAGGCCCATTTCCTTCAGTTTATGTGCAACTagctgattttatattttttttccccctcactgGTGGTTTCGTTGCTAATTTATAACCATTTAACCCTTGCTGTAATGATAATCGATTTTGATGGTCTTCCGTTTGTTCTCAGAAGCCAATCAGAAATAGATGATCTGCAGTGTACTTGTACCTTTTGTGGTACATTTTACTTAGAGCAGCAGTGAGATGTTACATTGTAGTGAAACAGGACTTGTAAAATCACATTGACAAATTCAGAAAgatgcattttttctttttttgggaatcctgctttcttttttttttttttttaaactgatgcacATCATGCACTACAGTGTTGTCATGATTGCAGTGTTTTCCATAGTAaagccttaaaaaaataaaaaattttaatagcCGAGAAGGAAGAATACACTGGATGCATAGCCATAGTCATGATAAAAAAGGAAGCATAGTTTCATGATGGACCAACTTTAAATACACACAGGGGTGCTATTAAATTCATGGCAAGACAGTTTTATAGACGCTTATTGAACCAAAACTGGACAGCCATTCTTCGTTTTCTGCATTGTGCTGCCTAATGGGGAATTTAGGAACCTATGTAATTAAACAGCATAGTCCCATGGCAGATCCACTTTAACAAATCAGTGCATGAATAAACCAAAGAAACAGAGCTGAGAAGCCTATTACAGTGtagcattaaaagggttttctgagactttaatactgatgacctatcctcctactaggtcattagtatctgatcggtggggggtctgacacccaggacccccaatgATCAATATTAAAGTCTCAGGAAACCCTTTTAAATGGATCAGTGTACATGGGATACTCATTTATGTCATAAAACATAGTGACAAATCTAATTTTGAAATAATTAAAGAGAATTGTGCATTGGAAAGGTTGAGGACTTGCCATAGCAAGTTTGTAACTGCATTGGTtttctaaataaaaaattataaccgGAACAAGAATGTTTCGATTCACTGACtgtaagcagagatcttgaaaatatgGAGAAATGTAATAGAATAGTGCAAGAGCACAcatttataggggttgtccgggcttttaataatcaatatc from the Bufo bufo chromosome 2, aBufBuf1.1, whole genome shotgun sequence genome contains:
- the FAM241A gene encoding uncharacterized protein FAM241A, coding for MEQAGRSALEQRSPVSRQQDERPEPCGPPAGDSGSAQTSAIQNNHPEQILRNDYEKMGTLFGEINKILLDTGFSRMYFGERTVEPVLLLFFGVMLWFLGLQALGLVSILCLVIIHIQS